A section of the Oryza sativa Japonica Group chromosome 1, ASM3414082v1 genome encodes:
- the LOC4324471 gene encoding ABC transporter D family member 1, translating into MPSLQLLQLTEHGRNLLSSRRRTLAVVSGALLAGGTLAYAHSARRQKRQEEYSHSDASTQTTGNQSICQNGVDGKLVKTRKKKNGLKSLQFLAAILLKKIGPNGINHLLGLMITAVLRTAVGHRLAKVQGYLFRVAFLRRVPTFTRLIIENLLLCFLQSTIYQTSKYLTGSLGLHFKKILTDLVHADYFENMVYYKLSHVDHRISNPEQRIASDIPKFCSELSGLVQDDLTAVADGLIYIWRLCSYASPKYVLWILAYVLGAGGAIRKFSPAFGKLKSMEQQLEGEYRQVHSRLRTHAESVAFYGGENREASHIMQRFQALVKHLNVVLHENWWFGMIQDFLLKYLGATVGVILIVEPFFAGNLKPESSTLGRAEMLSNLRYHTSVIISLFQSLGTLSISSRRLNLLSGYADRIRELLDVSRELSGVRDLSMNKKSSVDNYISEANYIEFSGVKVVTPSGNVLVDDLTLRVESGSNLLITGPNGSGKSSLFRVLGGLWPLMSGHIVKPGVGSNLNKEIFYVPQRPYTAVGTLRDQLIYPLTADQETEPLSYGGMVDLLKNVDLEYLLERYPLDKEVNWGDELSLGEQQRLGMARLFYHRPKFAILDECTSAVTTDMEERFCKRVQAMGTSCITISHRPALVAFHDIVLSLDGEGGWTVQENRNGSFISAEPEFDALNSSETDRKSDALAVQRAFIANTKGNALMGPKDHSYSTQLIATSPNMEIEHTERSNLVPQLQCSPRPLPLRAAAMSKILVPKLFDKQGGQLLAVALLVFSRTWISDRIASLNGTSVKYVLEQDKAAFLRLIGISVLQSAANSIVSPSLRNLTSKIALGWRIRMTNHLLQYYLKRNAFYKVFNMSGIDIDADQRITHDVEKLTNDLAGLVTGMVKPLVDILWFTWRMKILSGRRGVAILYAYMLLGLGFLRAVSPDFGDLANQEQELEGTFRFMHSRLRTHAESIAFFGGGSREKAMVEAKFTTMLNHSRTLLRKRWLYGIFDDFVTKQLPHNVTWGLSLLYALEHKGDRALTSTQGELAHALRFLASVVSQSFIAFGDILELHKKFLELSGGINRVFELEELLQTSQSNAAMPSNPIIAASEEIISFHDVDIVTPSQKLLATQLSCDVSQGKSLLVTGPNGSGKSSIFRVLRGLWPIASGRLTMPSDGIFHVPQRPYTCLGTLRDQIIYPLSHEEAELKVLSLYKSGDKAITSGSLDDHLKTILENVRLVYLLEREGWDATPNWEDILSLGEQQRLGMARLFFHCPKFGILDECTNATSVDVEEHLYKIATSMGITVITSSQRPALIPFHSLELKLIDGEGKWELCTINQ; encoded by the exons ATGCCATCTCTTCAGTTATTGCAACTGACAGAGCACGGACGCAACCTTTTGTCTTCGAGAAG GAGAACTCTTGCAGTTGTTTCTGGTGCGTTACTTGCGGGTGGAACTTTAGCATATGCTCACTCAGCTCGGCGCCAAAAACGTCAGGAAGAATATTCTCATAGTGATGCAAGTACACAGACCACGGGTAATCAGAGCATTTGTCAAAATGGTGTTGATGGTAAATTGGtaaaaacaaggaaaaagaaaaatgggtTGAAATCCTTACAATTTCTGGCTGCTATTTTGCTTAAAAAGATTGGTCCAAATGGAATAAATCATCTTCTCGGCTTGATGATAACAGCT GTGTTACGTACTGCCGTTGGCCACAGATTAGCAAAAGTTCAGGGCTATCTATTCAGGGTTGCATTTCTTCGGCGTGTTCCAACCTTTACACGCCTGATTATCGAAAATCTTCTTTTATGCTTCCTTCAGTCCACAATATATCAGACCTCCAAGTACTTGACAGGGTCCTTAGGTTTGCACTTTAAGAAGATTTTGACAGATCTTGTCCATGCTGATTACTTTGAG AACATGGTTTACTACAAACTCTCGCATGTAGATCACCGGATCTCAAATCCAGAACAAAGGATTGCTAGTGATATTCCTAAGTTCTGCTCGGAACTAAGTGGACTCGTACAGGATGATCTGACTGCAGTTGCAGATGGGTTAATATACATCTGGCGCCTCTGCTCTTATGCAAGTCCAAAATATGTTCTCTGGATTCTG GCATATGTACTTGGTGCTGGTGGTGCAATTAGAAAGTTTTCTCCTGCTTTTGGGAAATTAAAATCCATGGAGCAACAGCTAGAAGGGGAATATCGGCAGGTCCATTCACGTTTGAGAACCCATGCTGAGAGTGTGGCGTTTTATGGTGGTGAGAACAGAGAAGCATCGCACATCATGCAGAGGTTTCAGGCTCTTGTGAAGCATTTGAATGTTGTTCTTCATGAAAACTGGTGGTTTGGCATGATTCAGGATTTTCTTCTTAAGTATCTTGGTGCCACCGTTGGAGTTATCTTGATTGTTGAACCTTTCTTTGCTGGAAACCTTAAACCTGAATCATCCACTTTAGGACGGGCAGAGATGTTGAGCAATCTTCGGTATCATACTAGCGTCATAATATCATTATTTCAGTCTCTTGGAACCCTTTCTATCAGTTCAAGACGCTTGAATCTTCTCAG TGGCTATGCAGATCGTATTCGCGAGTTACTGGATGTTTCACGTGAGCTATCTGGGGTTCGTGATCTATCTATGAATAAAAAATCTTCTGTAGACAATTATATCAGCGAAGCAAATTATATAGAATTTTCGGGTGTTAAG GTGGTGACACCCTCAGGGAACGTCTTGGTTGATGATTTAACTCTTCGGGTAGAGTCGGGTTCTAATCTTTTGATAACTG GTCCTAATGGTAGTGGAAAAAGCTCCCTTTTCCGGGTTCTTGGGGGACTGTGGCCACTTATGTCAGGCCACATTGTGAAACCTGGTGTTGGCTCTAATCTTAACAAAGAAATTTTTTATGTTCCCCAGCGACCATATACAGCCGTTGGAACACTTCGGGACCAGCTTATCTATCCACTTACAGCAGACCAGGAAACTGAACCACTTAGCTATGGTGGCATGGTGGATCTTCTAAAGAAT GTGGATCTGGAATATTTGCTAGAACGCTACCCTCTTGATAAGGAAGTTAACTGGGGTGATGAATTGTCTCTTGGAGAGCAACAAAGATTGGGAATGGCCCGGCTGTTCTACCATAGGCCAAAGTTTGCCATCCTGGATGAATGCACTAGTGCTGTGACAACTGATATGGAAGAGCGTTTCTGCAAAAGGGTTCAAGCAATGGGCACATCATGCATAACAATCTCTCATCGTCCAGCATTAGTTGCATTTCATGACATCGTTTTGTCTTTGGATGGAGAAGGAGGGTGGACAGTTCAGGAAAATAG AAATGGCTCCTTTATCTCTGCTGAACCAGAGTTTGATGCATTGAACTCATCAGAAACTGATCGTAAATCTGATGCACTTGCTGTTCAAAGGGCTTTTATTGCCAACACAAAG GGTAATGCTTTAATGGGCCCCAAGGATCATTCTTATTCTACACAGCTCATAGCCACTTCTCCCAATATGGAAATAGAACACACAGAACGGTCAAATCTAGTTCCACAATTACAGTGCTCACCAAGACCTTTGCCACTCCGAGCTGCTGCAATGTCAAAAATACTG GTCCCTAAATTATTTGATAAGCAAGGTGGGCAGTTGCTTGCAGTGGCATTGCTTGTTTTCTCTCGGACTTGGATTTCAGATCGTATAGCTTCACTGAACG GAACGAGCGTTAAGTATGTCCTGGAGCAGGACAAAGCTGCCTTCCTTCGGTTAATTGGGATTAGTGTGCTGCAAAGTGCTGCAAATTCAATTGTGTCACCATCACTAAG AAACCTTACTTCAAAGATTGCCCTTGGCTGGCGAATTCGCATGACCAACCATCTACTTCAATATTATTTGAAACGAAATGCTTTTTACAAG gtaTTTAACATGTCAGGCATCGATATTGATGCAGACCAAAGAATCACACATGATGTGGAGAAGTTGACCAATGATCTTGCTGGCCTAGTTACCGGAATGGTGAAACCACTTGTTGACATTCTTTG GTTTACATGGAGAATGAAGATTTTGTCAGGGCGAAGGGGAGTTGCTATTTTGTACGCATACATGTTGCTAGGTCTTGGTTTTCTAAGAGCTGTTTCCCCTGACTTTGGTGATCTTGCAAATCAAGAACAAGAACTTGAAGGAACATTCAG GTTCATGCACTCAAGATTGCGGACACATGCTGAGTCAATAGCTTTCTTTGGTGGTGGATCAAGGGAAAAAGCT ATGGTTGAAGCTAAATTCACAACGATGCTTAACCACTCAAGGACTCTTCTGAGAAAAAGATGGCTATATGGTATTTTTGATGATTTCGTGACGAAGCAGCTACCTCACAATGTGACATGGGGGCTTAGTTTGTTATATGCTTTGGAACACAAGGGGGACCGAGCTTTGACTTCAACTCAAG GAGAGTTGGCACATGCACTTCGATTCTTGGCATCTGTGGTGTCACAAAGCTTTATAGCTTTTGGTGATATTCTTGAGTTACATAAAAAATTCCTTGAACTGTCCGGTGGTATTAATAGGGTGTTTGAACTCGAAGAGCTTCTACAGACATCTCAAAGCA ATGCTGCCATGCCCTCTAATCCTATTATTGCGGCATCGGAAGAAATTATTTCCTTCCATGATGTGGATATCGTAACGCCATCTCAAAAGCTATTGGCTACCCAGTTATCTTGTGATGTATCTCAAGGAAAAAGCCTTCTTGTGACTG GCCCAAATGGCAGTGGCAAGAGCTCCATTTTTAGGGTGCTCCGAGGTTTGTGGCCCATCGCTTCAGGGAGGCTTACCATGCCGTCTGATGGCATCTTTCATGTTCCGCAACGTCCGTATACTTGTCTAGGAACCTTGAGGGATCAGATCATATATCCCCTCTCTCATGAGGAGGCAGAGTTGAAGGTTCTTTCATTATACAAATCAG GTGACAAGGCAATAACTTCTGGGTCACTGGATGATCACCTGAAGACAATTCTAGAGAATGTTCGATTGGTCTATCTTCTAGAAAGAGAAGGGTGGGATGCTACTCCTAACTGGGAAGATATTCTATCCTTGGGAGAACAGCAGAGGCTAGGCATG GCTCGTTTGTTCTTCCACTGTCCAAAATTTGGTATCCTAGACGAGTGCACCAA TGCCACAAGTGTCGATGTTGAGGAGCATTTGTACAAGATAGCAACTAGTATGGGCATAACTGTCATCACCTCGTCACAA AGGCCTGCTCTGATACCCTTCCATTCGTTGGAGCTGAAACTCATCGATGGTGAAGGAAAGTGGGAACTATGTACAATCAACCAATAA
- the LOC4324472 gene encoding protein COFACTOR ASSEMBLY OF COMPLEX C SUBUNIT B CCB3, chloroplastic — protein sequence MTMEASMSRTVSMLFSARRCIVASAAKDIEIAQGGRRRRSNDVKQQRGSHGQLAVAAATTAAAMTGQCHAAAAAAAPERQWQEVAEWVCRAVAVVGELDPATAKAAIGVAGPALSAFGFLFIARIVMSWYPRLPVREFPYVVAYAPTEPLLAVTRKVIPPLGGVDVTPVVWFGLVSFASEILVGPQGLLVLLSQQKP from the exons ATGACCATGGAAGCCTCCATGTCCAGGACAGTGTCCATGCTCTTCTCCGCCAGGAGGTGCATCGTCGCCAGCGCCGCCAAG GACATCGAGATAGCacaaggaggaagaaggagaagaagcaaCGATGTGAAGCAGCAGCGAGGGTCACACGGCCAGCTCGCCgtggccgcggcgacgacggcggcggccatgaccGGCCAATGccacgctgctgctgctgctgctgcaccggAGCGTCAGTGGCAGGAGGTGGCGGAGTGGGTGTgcagggcggtggcggtggtaggGGAGCTGGAcccagcgacggcgaaggcggcgatCGGGGTGGCCGGGCCGGCGCTGTCGGCGTTCGGGTTCCTGTTCATCGCCCGGATCGTGATGTCGTGGTACCCGAGGCTCCCCGTGAGGGAGTTCCCCTACGTGGTGGCGTACGCGCCGACGGAGCCGCTCCTCGCCGTGACGAGGAAGGTGATCCCGCCGctcggcggcgtcgacgtcACGCCGGTGGTGTGGTTCGGCCTCGTCAGCTTCGCCAGCGAGATCCTCGTCGGCCCACAGGGATTGCTCGTGCTCCTCTCTCAGCAAAAGCCTTAG
- the LOC4324473 gene encoding mitochondrial-processing peptidase subunit alpha produces MFRLRSSARLLRELREASRSSGRRREWLSGGAVASAARTTSLLHPLPGLDVPQCLPDQLGVQPTRVTTLPNGVRVASEDLPGPSACVGVFVDSGSVYETAETAGVSHLLERLSFKDTAHRSHLQIVQDVEATGGNIGASASREQTVYSYETLKAYLPQAIEVLIDCVRNPLFLQDEVERQVAFAREEVQELQKNPERFLQESLNLVGYTGALANPLVAPEESLTRINGSIIQKFYHENFTADRLVVAASGVDHQYLLDVAEPLLSDWHKGSPVERPESKYIGGDFRHRADSEMTHVALAFEVPGGWLEERDATIMTVVQTLMGGGGSFSSGGPGKGMHSRLYLRVLTKYHTVESFSVFSNAFDRSGLFGIYLTTPSDFVAKAVDIATKELIAIATPGQVTDIELARAKNSTISAVLMNLESRVIVAEDIGRQILTYGCRKPVDHFLQCMDEMTLDDITAFAKKMLSSPPTMASWGDVDKVPPYEFVCKRF; encoded by the exons ATGTTCCGGCTGCGCTCCTCCGCTCGCCTGCTGAGAGAG CTACGGGAGGCGTCGCGGTCGTCGGGGCGCCGCCGGGAATGGCTCTCCGGCGGCGCAGTAGCCTCCGCCGCGCGGACGACCTCGCTCCTGCACCCTCTGCCCGGGCTCGACGTCCCGCAGTGCCTCCCCGACCAGCTCGGCGTCCAGCCCACCCGCGTCACCACGCTCCCCAACGGCGTCCGCGTCGCCTCCGAGGACCTCCCG GGCCCGTCGGCGTGCGTAGGGGTGTTCGTGGATTCCGGCTCGGTTTACGagacggcggagacggccggCGTGTCACACCTGCTCGAGAGGCTGTCCTTCAAGGACACGGCGCACCGCAGCCACCTGCAGATTGTGCAGGATGTGGAGGCCACCGGAGGAAACATCGGGGCGTCTGCATCAAGGGAGCAGACGGTGTACAGCTACGAGACTCTCAAGGCCTACTTGCCGCAGGCCATCGAGGTGCTCATCGACTGTGTCCGCAATCCATTGTTCCTCCAAGACGAAGTCGAGCGACAG GTGGCCTTTGCCAGAGAAGAAGTTCAGGAGCTACAGAAGAACCCTGAGAGATTTCTTCAGGAATCACTTAATCTAGTTGGATACACAGGTGCTCTTGCAAATCCACTAGTAGCCCCTGAGGAGAGTCTCACACGAATCAATGGCAGTATTATTCAAAAGTTCTATCAC GAGAACTTCACTGCTGATCGCTTGGTTGTAGCAGCATCAGGTGTTGATCATCAATACCTTTTAGATGTTGCAGAGCCTTTATTGTCTGATTGGCACAAGGGCTCCCCAGTGGAAAGGCCAGAGTCTAAGTATATCGGTGGGGATTTTAGACATAGAGCAGACTCAGAG ATGACCCATGTTGCTTTGGCTTTCGAAGTGCCCGGGGGCTGGCTTGAAGAGAGAGATGCCACAATTATGACTGTAGTACAG ACTTTAATGGGCGGTGGTGGTTCATTCTCTTCTGGTGGTCCTGGAAAAGGGATGCATTCACGGCTTT ATCTGCGTGTCTTAACTAAATACCACACGGTCGAATCATTTTCGGTATTTAGCAATGCATTTGATAGAAGTGGCCTCTTTGGTATTTACTTGACCACG CCTTCAGATTTTGTTGCAAAGGCTGTTGATATTGCGACAAAAGAACTGATTGCTATTGCAACACCTGGACAAG TGACAGACATTGAATTGGCACGAGCGAAAAACTCAACAATTTCTGCCGTGCTGATGAATCTTGAATCCAGG GTAATTGTTGCAGAAGATATAGGGAGGCAGATATTGACTTATGGTTGCAG GAAGCCTGTTGACCATTTTCTTCAATGTATGGACGAAATGACTCTAGATGATATAACAGCTTTTGCCAAGAAGATGTTGTCTTCACCACCCACAATGGCTAGTTGGGGAGATG TTGATAAAGTTCCTCCATATGAATTTGTTTGCAAGAGGTTTTGA
- the LOC4324474 gene encoding uncharacterized protein isoform X1, translating to MARLTVEQAKREAGSAGTLATSLNLSHRALSDVSCLSSFVNLERLDLGYNCLLTLEGLSNCANLKWLSVIENKLVSLKGVEGLSKLQVSYFSAPQKDLSLITSLAMIGSCSSPVVQVLNAGKNKLKTMDEVKSLTSLGALILNDNNISSICKLDQLHQLNTLVLSKNPIFTIGDALMKAKAMKKLSLSHCQIEKIGSSLTACVELKELRLAHNKITTIPSDLAKNVKILNLDLGNNLIERRSDLEVLSELHYLRNLNLQGNPIAEKDGLAKKVKKLVPNLRIFNSKPMEASSKSKNSREENLPINDADTPDDGPTDIYTKKKGKGKHSKQQIKSPEEPAGQSTRPDVTIAAPAKSELLDGKEMKKEKAAVEHVKNKKSKRKDDNSSVDHTDKKVSKGAKRTKSAKKEEKNADGIDDTEMPFADLVFSGEGNNPELELKGKNQEIARDGKFGGLVIDHTKKKKKAKGTVFGSSALEQLSSVPEVGSGALSGWD from the exons atggcgcggCTCACGGTGGAGCAGGCGAAGCGCGAGGCGGGATCCGCCGGGACGCTCGCCACGTCGCTCAACCTCTCCCACCGCGCCCTCTCCGAC GTGTCGTGCCTGAGCAGCTTCGTGAATCTGGAGCGCCTCGACCTCGGCTACAACTGCCTCCTCACTCTCGAG GGTCTATCAAACTGTGCCAATTTGAAGTGGCTTTCGGTTATTGAAAACAAGCTTGTGAGCCTAAAAGGTGTTGAAGGCCTCTCAAAGCTGCAGGTGAGTTACTTCTCTGCCCCGCAAAAGGATCTTAGCCTGATTACTTCACTTGCAATGATTGGCAGTTGCTCCTCTCCTGTTGTACAGGTATTGAATGCTGGCAAGAATAAACTTAAAACAATGGATGAGGTCAAATCTTTGACAAGCCTGGGAGCATTGATTCTAAATG ATAACAACATTTCTTCCATCTGCAAACTTGACCAGCTTCATCAGTTGAACACACTTG TTCTTTCCAAGAATCCTATTTTCACTATTGGTGATGCTTTGATGAAGGCAAAGGCCATGAAAAAG CTATCCTTATCTCACTGCCAGATAGAAAAAATTGGTTCTTCTCTCACTGCGTGTGTGGAACTGAAGGAACTTAGACTTGCTCACAACAAGATCACT ACAATTCCATCAGACCTGGCAAaaaatgtcaaaattttgaaCCTTGATTTAGGAAACAACTTAATTGAGAGGAGATCAGATTTGGAG GTCCTTTCTGAATTGCACTACTTGAGGAACCTAAACTTGCAGGGAAATCCTATTGCTGAGAAAGACGGTCTAGCCAAGAAG GTTAAGAAATTAGTTCCCAACCTACGCATATTTAACTCAAAGCCCATGGAGGCCAGCTCCAAGAGTAAGAATTCTAGAGAAGAGAATCTACCAATCAATGATGCTGATACGCCTGATGATGGTCCTACTGACATTTATACAAAAAAGAAAGGCAAGGGGAAACACTCAAAGCAACAAATTAAGAGCCCTGAAGAACCTGCAGGACAAAGTACTCGCCCGGATGTCACCATTGCTGCCCCAGCCAAATCTGAACTGCTTGATGGCAAGGAAATGAAGAAGGAAAAAGCGGCTGTAGAACATGTCAAGAACAAGAAATCAAAGAGGAAGGATGACAACTCTTCTGTTGATCATACTGATAAAAAGGTTAGTAAGGGAGCCAAGAGGACAAAATCTGCCAAGAAGGAAGAGAAGAACGCCGACGGAATTGATGACACAGAAATGCCATTTGCAGACTTGGTGTTCTCCGGTGAAGGCAACAATCCAGAGCTTGAGTTGAAGGGCAAAAATCAGGAAATTGCCCGAGATGGAAAATTTGGTGGCCTGGTAATCGATCacaccaagaagaagaagaaagccaAAGGCACCGTCTTTGGCTCGTCAGCTCTTGAGCAGCTATCATCTGTGCCGGAGGTAGGATCAGGTGCACTGTCAGGATGGGATTAG
- the LOC4324474 gene encoding protein phosphatase 1 regulatory subunit SDS22 isoform X2, with protein sequence MARLTVEQAKREAGSAGTLATSLNLSHRALSDVSCLSSFVNLERLDLGYNCLLTLEGLSNCANLKWLSVIENKLVSLKGVEGLSKLQVLNAGKNKLKTMDEVKSLTSLGALILNDNNISSICKLDQLHQLNTLVLSKNPIFTIGDALMKAKAMKKLSLSHCQIEKIGSSLTACVELKELRLAHNKITTIPSDLAKNVKILNLDLGNNLIERRSDLEVLSELHYLRNLNLQGNPIAEKDGLAKKVKKLVPNLRIFNSKPMEASSKSKNSREENLPINDADTPDDGPTDIYTKKKGKGKHSKQQIKSPEEPAGQSTRPDVTIAAPAKSELLDGKEMKKEKAAVEHVKNKKSKRKDDNSSVDHTDKKVSKGAKRTKSAKKEEKNADGIDDTEMPFADLVFSGEGNNPELELKGKNQEIARDGKFGGLVIDHTKKKKKAKGTVFGSSALEQLSSVPEVGSGALSGWD encoded by the exons atggcgcggCTCACGGTGGAGCAGGCGAAGCGCGAGGCGGGATCCGCCGGGACGCTCGCCACGTCGCTCAACCTCTCCCACCGCGCCCTCTCCGAC GTGTCGTGCCTGAGCAGCTTCGTGAATCTGGAGCGCCTCGACCTCGGCTACAACTGCCTCCTCACTCTCGAG GGTCTATCAAACTGTGCCAATTTGAAGTGGCTTTCGGTTATTGAAAACAAGCTTGTGAGCCTAAAAGGTGTTGAAGGCCTCTCAAAGCTGCAG GTATTGAATGCTGGCAAGAATAAACTTAAAACAATGGATGAGGTCAAATCTTTGACAAGCCTGGGAGCATTGATTCTAAATG ATAACAACATTTCTTCCATCTGCAAACTTGACCAGCTTCATCAGTTGAACACACTTG TTCTTTCCAAGAATCCTATTTTCACTATTGGTGATGCTTTGATGAAGGCAAAGGCCATGAAAAAG CTATCCTTATCTCACTGCCAGATAGAAAAAATTGGTTCTTCTCTCACTGCGTGTGTGGAACTGAAGGAACTTAGACTTGCTCACAACAAGATCACT ACAATTCCATCAGACCTGGCAAaaaatgtcaaaattttgaaCCTTGATTTAGGAAACAACTTAATTGAGAGGAGATCAGATTTGGAG GTCCTTTCTGAATTGCACTACTTGAGGAACCTAAACTTGCAGGGAAATCCTATTGCTGAGAAAGACGGTCTAGCCAAGAAG GTTAAGAAATTAGTTCCCAACCTACGCATATTTAACTCAAAGCCCATGGAGGCCAGCTCCAAGAGTAAGAATTCTAGAGAAGAGAATCTACCAATCAATGATGCTGATACGCCTGATGATGGTCCTACTGACATTTATACAAAAAAGAAAGGCAAGGGGAAACACTCAAAGCAACAAATTAAGAGCCCTGAAGAACCTGCAGGACAAAGTACTCGCCCGGATGTCACCATTGCTGCCCCAGCCAAATCTGAACTGCTTGATGGCAAGGAAATGAAGAAGGAAAAAGCGGCTGTAGAACATGTCAAGAACAAGAAATCAAAGAGGAAGGATGACAACTCTTCTGTTGATCATACTGATAAAAAGGTTAGTAAGGGAGCCAAGAGGACAAAATCTGCCAAGAAGGAAGAGAAGAACGCCGACGGAATTGATGACACAGAAATGCCATTTGCAGACTTGGTGTTCTCCGGTGAAGGCAACAATCCAGAGCTTGAGTTGAAGGGCAAAAATCAGGAAATTGCCCGAGATGGAAAATTTGGTGGCCTGGTAATCGATCacaccaagaagaagaagaaagccaAAGGCACCGTCTTTGGCTCGTCAGCTCTTGAGCAGCTATCATCTGTGCCGGAGGTAGGATCAGGTGCACTGTCAGGATGGGATTAG
- the LOC4324475 gene encoding vacuolar protein sorting-associated protein 55 homolog isoform X1 → MCVLTVLAGLAFMFSTSILLQILACALYNNWWPMLAALMYVLVPMPCLFFGGGSTQFLTSRDGGGWFNAAKFLTGASAMGSIAIPAILRHAGLIETGAMFIEFTSFFILVCTVMCFHRATLDEDW, encoded by the exons ATGTGTGTCTTGACAGT GCTCGCTGGACTTGCATTTATGTTCTCAACAAGTATTCTTTTGCAAATACTG GCTTGTGCTCTGTACAATAATTGGTGGCCTATGTTAGCAG CTCTTATGTATGTCCTTGTACCGATGCCATGCCTATTCTTCGGTGGTGGATCTACCCAGTTCTTGACTAGCAGAGATGGTGGAGG GTGGTTCAATGCTGCAAAATTCCTGACTGGTGCATCTGCCATGGGAAGCATTGCAATCCCAGCAATTCTGAGGCACGCTGGCCTAATTGAGACTGGAGCCATGTTCATCGAGTTCACGTCCTTCTTCATCCTTGTATGCACAGTGATGTGCTTCCATAGAGCTACGCTGGATGAAGATTGGTAA
- the LOC4324475 gene encoding vacuolar protein sorting-associated protein 55 homolog isoform X2, protein MFSTSILLQILACALYNNWWPMLAALMYVLVPMPCLFFGGGSTQFLTSRDGGGWFNAAKFLTGASAMGSIAIPAILRHAGLIETGAMFIEFTSFFILVCTVMCFHRATLDEDW, encoded by the exons ATGTTCTCAACAAGTATTCTTTTGCAAATACTG GCTTGTGCTCTGTACAATAATTGGTGGCCTATGTTAGCAG CTCTTATGTATGTCCTTGTACCGATGCCATGCCTATTCTTCGGTGGTGGATCTACCCAGTTCTTGACTAGCAGAGATGGTGGAGG GTGGTTCAATGCTGCAAAATTCCTGACTGGTGCATCTGCCATGGGAAGCATTGCAATCCCAGCAATTCTGAGGCACGCTGGCCTAATTGAGACTGGAGCCATGTTCATCGAGTTCACGTCCTTCTTCATCCTTGTATGCACAGTGATGTGCTTCCATAGAGCTACGCTGGATGAAGATTGGTAA